One segment of Paenibacillus pabuli DNA contains the following:
- the murA gene encoding UDP-N-acetylglucosamine 1-carboxyvinyltransferase has translation MSKFIVRGGKRLTGSVKVSGAKNSVLPIIAASLLGEEGQSVIIDAPPLDDVMTINKVLESLGAGVTYRDEVITVNAEKLTSCEAPYEWVSKMRASFLVMGPLLTRMGHTRISLPGGCAIGTRPIDQHLKGFEAMGAEISLGQGYIEARSQGRLRGAKIYLDVASVGATQNIMMAATLADGVTVLENAAKEPEIVDLANFLNGMGAKVRGAGTGVIRIEGVEKLTGVKHTVIPDRVEAGTYMAAAAISGGDVYIEGAISDHLGSVIAKMEEMGVTILPDENGVRVIADRPLKAVDVKTLPYPGFPTDMQSQMMALLLASEGTSVVTETVFENRFMHVDEFQLMNAEIKVEGRSSIITGNAKLKGAKVTATDLRAGAALIIAGLVAEGTTEVGGVHHIDRGYVHLAEKLNGLGADIYRISVEEPKLDAAKPVSEKAEEEVPLFKVQPTWA, from the coding sequence ATGAGCAAATTTATCGTCCGCGGTGGCAAAAGGTTGACCGGAAGTGTCAAAGTTAGCGGCGCTAAAAATTCTGTTCTTCCGATCATCGCTGCCTCTCTACTAGGGGAAGAAGGACAAAGCGTTATTATTGACGCGCCTCCTCTAGACGATGTGATGACGATTAACAAAGTGTTGGAATCGCTGGGAGCGGGTGTTACATACCGGGACGAAGTGATTACCGTAAATGCGGAAAAACTTACTTCCTGCGAAGCCCCGTATGAGTGGGTAAGTAAAATGCGGGCGTCTTTTTTGGTCATGGGGCCTTTATTGACGCGTATGGGCCATACAAGAATTTCGCTTCCTGGTGGTTGTGCCATCGGAACACGGCCGATTGATCAGCATTTGAAAGGTTTTGAAGCCATGGGTGCCGAGATCAGCTTGGGCCAAGGCTATATCGAAGCTCGCAGCCAAGGACGGTTGCGCGGTGCTAAAATTTATCTGGATGTAGCTTCTGTAGGAGCTACTCAAAATATTATGATGGCTGCAACTTTGGCTGACGGTGTAACCGTACTGGAGAATGCGGCAAAAGAACCTGAGATCGTGGATCTGGCTAACTTCCTTAACGGAATGGGTGCCAAAGTCCGTGGCGCGGGTACCGGGGTAATTCGCATCGAGGGTGTGGAGAAACTCACTGGCGTGAAGCACACGGTAATTCCGGATCGGGTAGAAGCAGGTACTTACATGGCTGCTGCTGCAATTTCCGGTGGCGACGTGTACATCGAAGGTGCGATCTCCGACCATCTGGGTTCAGTTATTGCGAAGATGGAAGAGATGGGAGTAACCATCCTGCCAGATGAGAATGGGGTGCGTGTTATTGCGGACCGTCCACTCAAGGCAGTAGATGTGAAAACATTACCATACCCTGGATTCCCTACTGACATGCAGTCCCAGATGATGGCGCTCTTGCTGGCATCTGAAGGAACAAGTGTCGTAACAGAGACGGTGTTTGAGAATCGCTTCATGCATGTGGATGAATTCCAGTTGATGAATGCGGAGATCAAAGTGGAAGGCCGTTCGTCCATCATTACTGGTAATGCCAAACTGAAGGGTGCCAAAGTTACAGCTACCGATTTGCGTGCGGGTGCTGCACTCATTATTGCGGGTCTGGTTGCTGAAGGTACAACTGAAGTCGGCGGTGTTCATCACATCGACCGTGGCTACGTTCACCTGGCTGAGAAGCTGAATGGACTGGGAGCCGACATCTACCGTATTTCGGTTGAAGAACCGAAACTGGACGCAGCTAAGCCTGTAAGCGAAAAAGCTGAGGAAGAAGTACCTTTGTTCAAGGTACAACCGACTTGGGCTTAA
- the atpG gene encoding ATP synthase F1 subunit gamma: MAKGMREIKRQIKSVQSTKQITKAMEMVAAAKLRKAQEKAEAARPYSEKLKEVVASIASSTQGIQHPMLESRPVKKTAYLIITSDRGLAGGYNANVLRQVNLTLKERHNSQDDYELFVIGRKGRDYFRRREIAMASVTTDLSDSPAFADIKSIAHEAVQGFELAKFDELYICYNRFVNALTQIPTVEKLLPMETPEVTAAEGPTASYEYEPSAEAVLEVLLPRYAETLIYGALLNGKASELGAKMTAMGNATKNASKLINDLSLTYNRARQAAITQEITEIVAGANAAQG, from the coding sequence ATGGCAAAAGGCATGCGCGAAATTAAGCGGCAAATTAAAAGCGTACAAAGCACCAAGCAAATCACCAAAGCAATGGAGATGGTTGCAGCTGCAAAACTGCGTAAAGCGCAGGAAAAAGCTGAGGCAGCCCGTCCGTATTCGGAGAAACTGAAAGAAGTTGTGGCTAGTATTGCGTCAAGCACGCAAGGGATCCAGCATCCGATGCTCGAGAGCCGTCCGGTCAAAAAGACAGCTTACCTGATCATTACATCGGACCGCGGTCTTGCGGGTGGATACAATGCGAACGTTTTGCGTCAGGTCAATCTGACCCTCAAAGAGCGACACAACTCCCAAGATGACTACGAGTTGTTCGTTATTGGGCGTAAAGGACGCGATTACTTCAGACGGCGCGAAATTGCGATGGCATCCGTTACAACGGATCTATCCGATTCACCAGCATTTGCAGACATCAAATCTATTGCACACGAGGCTGTTCAAGGATTTGAGTTGGCTAAATTTGATGAATTGTACATTTGTTATAACCGCTTTGTGAATGCGTTGACCCAGATTCCTACGGTAGAAAAACTTCTTCCAATGGAAACACCTGAGGTAACTGCTGCGGAAGGACCGACGGCGAGCTACGAGTACGAACCATCAGCTGAGGCTGTACTGGAAGTTTTGCTTCCGCGTTATGCGGAGACATTGATCTACGGTGCGCTTCTGAATGGTAAGGCGAGTGAGCTGGGTGCGAAAATGACGGCGATGGGTAATGCAACCAAAAATGCATCCAAACTCATTAACGATTTGTCATTGACTTACAACCGTGCCCGTCAAGCAGCGATCACGCAGGAGATTACGGAAATTGTGGCAGGTGCCAACGCAGCACAAGGCTAA
- a CDS encoding F0F1 ATP synthase subunit epsilon: protein MSTFLLEIVTPERLVYSEQVDSIIARGIEGELGILPGHIPMVTPLQIAPITIKNGKENKQVAIGGGFIEVRKDKVVVLAESAEFPENIDVDRARAAKERAERRLSSQSNQDHFDHRRAEIALQKAVNRINVYGK from the coding sequence TTGAGCACCTTTTTGTTGGAAATCGTAACGCCTGAGCGTTTGGTCTATTCGGAGCAAGTAGATAGCATCATCGCTCGTGGTATTGAAGGGGAACTGGGGATCTTGCCAGGTCATATCCCTATGGTTACTCCATTGCAGATTGCACCGATCACTATCAAAAACGGAAAAGAGAACAAGCAGGTCGCTATTGGCGGCGGCTTTATCGAAGTCCGCAAAGATAAGGTTGTTGTTCTCGCAGAAAGTGCCGAATTCCCGGAAAATATCGATGTGGATCGTGCGCGTGCAGCGAAGGAACGGGCAGAACGCCGTCTCAGCAGCCAAAGCAACCAGGACCACTTTGATCACCGCCGTGCAGAGATTGCTCTGCAAAAAGCGGTTAACCGGATCAACGTATACGGCAAATAA
- a CDS encoding DUF1146 family protein, producing the protein MDIDLTNQLNQSLSTNGLVSIVVSLLCIALAWWALQNLKLDLIIRQPKGAQGRLLHLLLAIILGHAVSGFVIDYLSWTQMLRHLF; encoded by the coding sequence ATGGATATTGATCTGACGAATCAGTTGAACCAGTCATTAAGCACTAATGGGTTAGTTTCGATTGTCGTCTCGCTATTATGTATAGCACTTGCATGGTGGGCACTGCAAAACCTGAAGCTTGATCTGATCATCAGACAGCCAAAGGGAGCTCAAGGAAGATTGCTGCATTTATTGCTTGCCATTATTCTGGGTCATGCCGTATCTGGGTTCGTTATTGATTATTTATCATGGACCCAAATGTTGCGTCATTTGTTTTAA
- the atpD gene encoding F0F1 ATP synthase subunit beta, which produces MNKGRVVSIMGPVVDVEFDRGGLPEILNAITITTVTESGVSVSLTLEASKHLGDNRVRCIAMSSTDGLVRGMEAVDTGAPISVPVGEATLGRVFNVLGEAIDTGGTVSAEHKNPIHRSAPAFDELTTQAEMLETGIKVIDLLAPYAKGGKIGLFGGAGVGKTVTIQELINNIAQEHGGISVFAGVGERTREGNDLYHEMSDSGVINKTAMVFGQMNEPPGARLRVALTGLTMAEYFRDEEGRDVLLFIDNIFRFTQAGSEVSALLGRMPSAVGYQPTLATEMGQLQERITSTKKGSVTSIQAIYVPADDYTDPAPATTFAHLDATTNLERKISEMGIYPAVDPLASSSRILAPEVVGEEHYSVAQGVKRILARYNELQDIIAILGMDELSEEDRALVYRARKIQRFLSQPFHVAEAFNGIPGKYVPVKETVRSFKEILEGKHDDLPEAAFLFVGTIEEAVEKAKTLV; this is translated from the coding sequence ATGAACAAAGGACGCGTTGTGAGCATCATGGGTCCGGTTGTTGACGTCGAGTTTGATCGCGGCGGTCTGCCGGAAATCCTCAATGCCATTACGATCACTACAGTAACCGAAAGCGGCGTAAGTGTAAGTCTTACACTCGAAGCTTCGAAACATCTGGGTGACAACCGGGTACGTTGTATCGCGATGTCCTCCACGGACGGTCTCGTTCGTGGTATGGAAGCAGTAGATACAGGAGCTCCAATTTCTGTACCTGTTGGGGAAGCGACACTGGGCCGTGTATTTAACGTACTCGGCGAAGCAATTGATACTGGCGGTACTGTATCTGCTGAACATAAAAACCCGATTCACCGCTCTGCTCCTGCATTCGATGAACTGACGACTCAAGCAGAAATGCTGGAGACAGGTATCAAAGTTATCGATTTGCTGGCTCCTTACGCCAAAGGTGGTAAAATCGGTTTGTTCGGTGGTGCCGGTGTAGGTAAAACCGTTACAATTCAAGAATTGATCAACAACATTGCGCAAGAGCACGGTGGTATCTCCGTATTCGCGGGTGTTGGTGAGCGTACACGTGAAGGTAACGACTTGTATCACGAGATGAGTGATTCCGGCGTTATCAACAAAACAGCAATGGTCTTCGGACAAATGAACGAGCCTCCTGGCGCACGTCTTCGTGTAGCCCTTACAGGTCTGACCATGGCGGAATATTTCCGTGATGAAGAAGGCCGTGACGTGTTGCTCTTTATCGATAACATCTTCCGTTTCACTCAAGCGGGTTCAGAAGTATCTGCCTTGCTCGGACGTATGCCTTCCGCGGTAGGTTACCAGCCTACGCTGGCAACAGAAATGGGTCAATTGCAAGAGCGTATCACTTCCACGAAAAAAGGATCGGTTACATCCATCCAGGCGATCTACGTACCTGCGGATGACTATACGGATCCAGCTCCTGCAACTACGTTTGCTCACTTGGATGCAACAACGAACCTGGAGCGTAAAATTTCCGAGATGGGTATCTACCCAGCGGTAGATCCACTCGCATCCAGCTCCCGGATCTTGGCACCAGAAGTTGTAGGTGAAGAACACTATAGCGTAGCACAAGGCGTTAAACGCATCTTGGCGCGTTATAATGAGCTGCAGGATATCATTGCTATCCTGGGTATGGACGAGCTGAGTGAAGAAGACAGAGCGCTCGTTTACCGTGCTCGTAAAATTCAACGTTTCTTGTCCCAGCCTTTCCACGTTGCTGAAGCATTTAACGGTATTCCGGGTAAATACGTTCCGGTTAAAGAAACAGTGCGCAGCTTTAAAGAAATTCTCGAAGGCAAGCATGACGATCTGCCGGAAGCAGCATTCCTCTTCGTGGGTACAATTGAAGAGGCAGTGGAGAAAGCTAAAACACTGGTATAA